A window of uncultured Draconibacterium sp. contains these coding sequences:
- a CDS encoding Gfo/Idh/MocA family oxidoreductase translates to MSENNFSRRKFLAGAAVVGAAGAMGVGTLSSCSSGGGSGSTAIYDWKPREYQFPPLLDTVPEGKVLKVGVIGCGGRGSGAAFNCLEAGGGTVEITALADVFQDRVDDLVAKLKEQNNVEVPAENVFVGFDAYEKVLDSGVDIVILATPPKFRPQQFEAAVKARKHVFMEKPVAVDPVGVRQVLAAAKMADAAGLKVVTGTQRRHQHKYINIYKELEKNAIGKITGGNVYWNGGKLWHRDSNPSWSEMEWMIRDWVNWCWLSGDHIVEQHVHNLDVAQWFLGKTPVKALGFGSRQRRVTGDQYDNFSVDYTYDDGMKIHSMCRQINGCTTGVYEVFRGTKGESFTSQGGTSTIKDLDGNELFSFDDHETSPYVQEHKDLITCIRQNIPYNQAEETATSVMVAIMGRVSAYTGKEVTFEEMMNSDMKIGPDTYIMGDIGFMETASVPVPGTLERE, encoded by the coding sequence ATGAGTGAAAATAATTTTTCAAGAAGAAAATTTTTAGCCGGAGCAGCAGTAGTTGGAGCAGCCGGTGCAATGGGAGTTGGAACCTTATCATCTTGCAGTTCGGGTGGTGGCTCAGGCTCAACAGCTATTTACGATTGGAAACCCAGAGAGTATCAATTCCCTCCATTATTGGATACTGTACCCGAAGGTAAAGTATTAAAAGTGGGTGTTATTGGTTGCGGTGGCCGCGGTTCGGGTGCTGCATTTAATTGTCTTGAAGCAGGCGGCGGCACAGTAGAAATTACTGCTCTAGCCGATGTTTTCCAGGATAGAGTTGACGATTTGGTTGCAAAATTGAAAGAGCAAAATAACGTTGAAGTTCCTGCCGAAAATGTCTTTGTGGGTTTTGATGCTTATGAAAAAGTACTTGATTCGGGAGTTGATATTGTTATTTTAGCTACTCCTCCAAAATTCCGTCCACAGCAATTCGAAGCTGCTGTTAAAGCACGTAAACACGTGTTTATGGAAAAACCGGTTGCCGTTGATCCAGTTGGTGTTCGCCAGGTATTGGCAGCAGCAAAAATGGCCGATGCAGCAGGTTTAAAAGTGGTAACAGGTACGCAGCGTCGTCACCAGCACAAATACATTAATATATACAAAGAGCTTGAAAAAAATGCCATTGGTAAAATTACTGGTGGAAATGTATACTGGAATGGTGGAAAATTGTGGCACCGCGATAGTAATCCAAGCTGGAGCGAAATGGAATGGATGATTCGCGACTGGGTAAACTGGTGTTGGTTGTCGGGCGACCACATTGTAGAACAACACGTTCATAACCTGGATGTTGCACAGTGGTTCCTTGGAAAAACTCCGGTAAAAGCCCTTGGTTTTGGATCACGTCAACGCCGTGTAACCGGTGATCAGTACGATAATTTTAGCGTGGATTACACCTACGACGATGGCATGAAAATTCACAGTATGTGCCGACAAATTAATGGATGTACTACCGGTGTTTATGAAGTATTCAGAGGAACAAAAGGAGAATCGTTTACATCGCAGGGAGGAACATCTACGATTAAGGATTTAGATGGAAACGAATTGTTCTCGTTCGACGACCACGAAACAAGTCCATACGTACAAGAGCACAAAGATTTAATTACTTGTATTCGTCAGAATATTCCATATAACCAAGCCGAAGAAACCGCAACATCAGTAATGGTAGCCATTATGGGACGTGTTTCGGCGTATACCGGAAAAGAAGTTACATTTGAGGAAATGATGAACTCGGATATGAAAATTGGACCAGATACCTATATTATGGGTGACATCGGTTTTATGGAAACAGCGAGTGTTCCGGTTCCCGGAACTTTGGAAAGGGAATAA
- a CDS encoding SUMF1/EgtB/PvdO family nonheme iron enzyme produces MLKSFRNFLRKKLLFVIFIGFALGILVTIYSNKAIEATSTPESCEMCHVHPHVTDSWKLSVHHETRVGIHIGCVECHLPPKGQGFLKEKIKASSRDLYGFIFKDSADFNWEAKSTLEQAQHFVYKESCVNCHQNLFPLTLNKEGQEAHLYYSQNEEELRCINCHLNVGHFDPNAKHAKNVEFGDAGNESAEKYKEAAKVNAHEDYTETIPGTTVAFNMKAIPGGSFKIGSPEGEQLRKPDEGPQKTVNVSPFFMAEVEVSWDNYLAFYSATAAEGRTTDTEGARTEADVDAISGPTPPYGQPDQNWGLGNRPAITMSYHSAETYCKWLSQVTGKTYRLPTEAEWEYAARGGTETPFFFEGNPKDFGEKGLFGKLFGKSSDEAGKYIIYDKNSGLKTSEPEAVEANPYGLKNMMGNAAEYCLDWYAENAYEKLQDGANDPKGPVSGTERVVRGGSFKSEIGEVRSAARSFTESKAWMKTDPQMPKSIWWLSDCNYISFRVVCEYDENTGKN; encoded by the coding sequence ATGCTTAAAAGCTTTCGAAATTTCTTGCGTAAAAAACTCCTTTTTGTAATTTTTATTGGATTTGCGTTGGGGATACTTGTTACCATCTATTCGAACAAGGCAATTGAAGCCACATCAACACCCGAGTCGTGCGAAATGTGTCATGTTCATCCTCATGTTACCGATTCGTGGAAACTCTCGGTTCATCACGAAACCAGAGTCGGAATTCATATCGGATGTGTTGAATGCCACTTACCACCGAAAGGGCAGGGTTTCTTGAAAGAAAAAATTAAAGCATCTTCCAGAGATTTGTATGGATTTATATTTAAAGACAGTGCCGATTTTAATTGGGAAGCCAAATCAACTTTGGAGCAGGCACAACATTTTGTGTATAAAGAATCTTGTGTAAATTGTCATCAAAATCTTTTCCCGCTCACCTTAAATAAGGAAGGACAGGAAGCGCACTTGTATTATTCGCAAAACGAGGAAGAGTTGCGTTGTATTAACTGCCATTTAAATGTTGGCCATTTCGACCCGAATGCAAAACATGCAAAAAATGTTGAGTTTGGAGATGCCGGAAATGAAAGTGCCGAGAAGTACAAAGAAGCTGCAAAAGTAAATGCTCACGAAGATTATACCGAAACAATACCCGGAACAACGGTTGCTTTTAACATGAAAGCCATTCCGGGAGGAAGTTTTAAAATTGGCAGCCCCGAAGGGGAGCAGTTACGTAAACCCGATGAAGGTCCGCAAAAGACAGTTAATGTAAGTCCGTTTTTTATGGCAGAAGTGGAAGTGTCCTGGGATAACTACCTGGCTTTTTATAGTGCTACTGCAGCTGAAGGCCGCACCACCGATACGGAAGGAGCTCGCACTGAGGCAGATGTAGATGCTATTTCCGGACCAACACCTCCGTATGGTCAACCGGATCAAAACTGGGGGCTGGGGAATCGTCCGGCAATTACCATGAGCTATCATTCGGCCGAAACATATTGCAAGTGGTTGTCACAGGTGACCGGAAAAACCTACCGTTTACCTACCGAAGCAGAATGGGAATATGCTGCACGTGGAGGTACCGAAACACCTTTCTTTTTTGAAGGAAATCCGAAGGATTTTGGTGAGAAAGGATTATTTGGAAAACTGTTTGGGAAAAGCAGCGATGAGGCAGGCAAGTATATAATTTACGATAAAAACAGCGGTTTAAAAACCAGCGAACCTGAGGCGGTTGAGGCAAATCCATACGGTTTAAAAAACATGATGGGAAATGCTGCCGAATACTGTTTAGACTGGTATGCAGAAAATGCATATGAAAAATTACAAGATGGTGCAAATGATCCAAAAGGCCCGGTATCGGGAACCGAGCGCGTTGTTCGTGGAGGTTCGTTTAAAAGCGAAATTGGCGAAGTTAGAAGTGCAGCCCGGAGTTTTACAGAAAGCAAAGCCTGGATGAAAACAGATCCTCAAATGCCGAAAAGTATTTGGTGGTTATCAGATTGTAATTACATAAGTTTCAGAGTTGTTTGTGAATATGATGAAAATACGGGGAAAAATTAA
- a CDS encoding double zinc ribbon domain-containing protein gives MNRISQGISDVLELVFPSLCTTCGERLNSQEKYICFDCWHDLPVTNFHLNTENKVAQLFWGRVQIENATAFFSYKKGSRYQHLIHFIKYKGLKELGFETGRKFGFALADSERFNSVDIIVPVPLHPKKEQKRGYNQSRWIAAGIADVLQKPVIDKNLYRKSFTSTQTQKNRFERWQNVDGIFEVYDAQVFLGKHILLVDDVVTTGSTLEACSFPLLKLTDTKVSIATLAFADI, from the coding sequence ATGAATAGGATTTCGCAAGGTATTTCTGATGTTTTGGAACTGGTTTTTCCATCGCTCTGTACAACTTGTGGCGAACGATTAAACTCCCAGGAAAAATATATTTGTTTCGACTGCTGGCACGATTTACCAGTAACAAATTTCCATCTGAATACAGAAAACAAAGTGGCTCAACTTTTTTGGGGTCGCGTGCAAATTGAAAATGCCACAGCATTTTTTTCGTATAAAAAAGGAAGCCGGTACCAGCATCTCATCCATTTTATAAAATACAAAGGATTGAAAGAGCTGGGATTTGAAACCGGTAGAAAATTTGGATTTGCCTTGGCTGATTCGGAGCGATTTAATTCAGTCGACATTATTGTGCCGGTTCCTTTACATCCTAAAAAAGAACAAAAAAGAGGATACAACCAAAGCCGCTGGATTGCTGCCGGAATTGCGGATGTTTTGCAAAAACCCGTGATTGATAAAAACCTGTACCGAAAATCATTTACATCAACTCAAACCCAAAAAAACAGGTTTGAACGCTGGCAAAATGTAGATGGTATTTTTGAAGTTTATGATGCACAAGTGTTTTTAGGAAAACACATATTATTGGTTGATGACGTTGTAACTACCGGATCCACACTCGAAGCTTGTTCATTCCCGCTTTTAAAACTTACTGATACCAAAGTAAGTATAGCCACGCTTGCATTTGCAGATATTTAA
- a CDS encoding rhodanese-like domain-containing protein — MNNLKLVSRFFTLSVFALLLSCSGGQKKSSAPQESTTPVAKAEPVEINAEAKALMAYLNEMGDYVNSHDFPSLIKAASVFEELDKNNLVIDLRKPESYKNGHIKGAQNVEFSQLPDYFINKIKPFEYERIILVCYSGQTSSYSASLLRLMGYGNVYAMRWGMSAWNEELANDAWFASVASNFEDKLEPGSNDKPEPVDFPKMNAGTNNGEELLTKRFNALFEAGFPEAIVKAETVFEQPDNYFIINYDRRDKYEAGHIKGAVRYKPKGTLGIESEMQTIPNDKPIVVYCGTGHNSSFVTAYLRLFGYDAKTLIYGNNAFMYNKMIQDKSTMSWLPFTSEEIGNYPLVKD, encoded by the coding sequence ATGAATAACTTAAAATTAGTAAGCCGGTTTTTTACGCTTTCAGTTTTTGCACTTCTTTTATCCTGTTCGGGTGGGCAAAAGAAAAGCAGTGCACCACAGGAAAGTACAACGCCTGTAGCAAAAGCTGAACCGGTTGAAATAAATGCCGAAGCAAAAGCATTGATGGCCTACCTCAACGAAATGGGAGATTATGTAAACAGCCATGATTTTCCTTCGCTAATAAAGGCGGCTTCAGTATTCGAAGAACTGGATAAAAACAACCTGGTTATCGATTTAAGAAAGCCTGAATCGTATAAAAACGGACACATCAAGGGAGCTCAGAATGTTGAATTTAGTCAACTCCCCGATTATTTTATAAATAAAATTAAACCCTTTGAATACGAGCGGATTATTTTGGTTTGTTACTCCGGTCAAACTTCAAGTTATTCGGCTTCGTTGTTACGACTAATGGGTTACGGCAACGTGTATGCAATGCGTTGGGGAATGAGTGCCTGGAACGAAGAACTGGCAAACGATGCCTGGTTCGCTTCAGTTGCATCGAACTTTGAAGATAAATTAGAACCGGGATCAAATGACAAACCGGAGCCTGTTGATTTCCCGAAAATGAATGCCGGAACAAACAACGGAGAAGAACTATTGACCAAACGATTTAATGCTTTGTTTGAGGCCGGATTTCCGGAGGCAATTGTAAAAGCTGAAACCGTTTTTGAACAACCCGACAATTATTTCATAATCAATTACGATCGTCGGGATAAATACGAAGCGGGGCATATTAAAGGAGCAGTACGATATAAACCAAAAGGAACACTTGGAATTGAGAGCGAAATGCAAACCATTCCGAACGACAAACCCATAGTTGTATATTGCGGCACCGGTCATAATTCGAGTTTTGTAACCGCATATTTACGCCTTTTTGGCTACGATGCAAAAACGCTGATTTATGGCAATAACGCCTTTATGTACAATAAAATGATTCAGGATAAAAGTACGATGTCGTGGTTGCCTTTTACGTCAGAAGAAATTGGCAATTATCCTCTGGTAAAAGACTGA
- a CDS encoding rhodanese-like domain-containing protein, translating to MKQLKSLGLIILFLSVVLVLLVVRLLDKDLFKQEAEQAIKQSTAGQNLITRAELKNTGDFLFVNLSTDAADPESFENSVPIAFKHILDAENQKLFKESKSKIVLYSEDNSDATKAWVILSQMGFENVFLLQTEENGDVLKYKFQPDTKTGLE from the coding sequence ATGAAACAACTAAAAAGTTTAGGTTTAATAATTCTGTTTTTATCAGTTGTATTGGTTTTGCTTGTAGTTCGCTTGCTGGATAAAGATTTGTTTAAACAAGAGGCAGAACAGGCAATAAAACAGAGCACAGCTGGCCAAAATCTTATTACACGTGCAGAGCTTAAAAATACGGGCGATTTTTTGTTTGTGAATTTAAGCACCGATGCAGCAGATCCTGAAAGCTTTGAAAATAGTGTGCCGATCGCATTCAAACACATTTTGGATGCAGAGAATCAAAAACTTTTTAAGGAATCAAAATCCAAAATAGTACTGTATTCTGAAGATAATTCAGACGCAACAAAAGCCTGGGTGATACTTTCCCAAATGGGATTTGAGAATGTATTTCTGTTGCAAACAGAAGAAAATGGCGACGTATTAAAATACAAATTCCAGCCTGATACAAAAACCGGGCTGGAATAA
- a CDS encoding rhodanese-like domain-containing protein — MNARIKISVLLLGIGLLLAFLPYSPSHTFQVKPSELVAKLSAGDYSFTVDQVARFVNNEDSTVQLIDVRSEEEFKNCNIPGAINIPYSDLLNPDWEGYLNQPGIRTIYYANSDQMAELALTIAQGMGYENSFVMKGGLNEWFRTVMLSNFSGERITPRENVLFENRYKARKTFTQINSLPDSLKTQFVEARRLKEAQLDGGCE; from the coding sequence ATGAATGCACGAATAAAAATATCGGTTTTATTACTTGGAATTGGATTGTTACTTGCCTTTTTGCCCTATAGTCCGTCTCACACCTTTCAGGTAAAACCAAGCGAACTTGTGGCAAAGCTCAGCGCCGGTGACTATTCTTTTACGGTTGATCAGGTGGCTCGTTTTGTAAATAACGAAGACAGTACTGTTCAGTTGATTGATGTAAGAAGCGAAGAAGAATTTAAAAATTGCAATATTCCCGGAGCAATTAATATTCCTTATTCTGATTTATTAAATCCCGATTGGGAAGGGTATTTAAACCAGCCCGGGATTCGAACAATTTATTATGCAAACTCCGATCAGATGGCTGAGCTGGCTTTGACAATTGCACAAGGAATGGGCTACGAAAATAGTTTTGTGATGAAAGGTGGATTAAACGAGTGGTTTAGAACTGTAATGCTGAGTAATTTTTCGGGCGAGCGAATTACACCGCGCGAAAATGTGTTGTTCGAAAACAGGTATAAGGCGCGCAAAACATTTACACAAATAAATAGTTTGCCCGATAGTTTAAAAACACAATTTGTTGAAGCCCGCAGATTAAAAGAGGCACAGTTGGATGGTGGTTGCGAATAA
- a CDS encoding YeeE/YedE thiosulfate transporter family protein, with protein MGPISIFSELPQWLDLLIAFIIGTGFGFALEQAGFSSSRKLAGMFYGYDTTVLKVFFTAAIVALLGSQVLSFLGLLNLNMVFVNHYYLGATLIGGTIMGAGFIMGGFCPGTGISALAIGKIDAMIFLLGGLFGAYLFAETYPFIQPLAMGSYKGPLKIDEWMGISSGAFTLLLIVVAVGLFWLAELAEKKFDRPDIRSEL; from the coding sequence ATGGGACCCATATCAATATTTTCCGAACTACCGCAATGGCTCGATTTGCTCATTGCTTTTATAATAGGAACAGGTTTTGGTTTTGCACTGGAGCAAGCCGGATTTTCGTCGAGCAGAAAGCTGGCAGGCATGTTTTATGGCTACGATACTACCGTGTTAAAAGTATTTTTTACGGCGGCAATAGTAGCTTTGTTAGGTTCTCAAGTGCTCAGCTTTTTGGGCTTGCTAAATTTGAATATGGTGTTTGTAAATCACTATTATTTGGGTGCAACTTTAATTGGCGGAACAATTATGGGTGCCGGTTTTATTATGGGAGGCTTTTGTCCTGGAACCGGGATCAGTGCTTTGGCAATTGGTAAAATTGATGCTATGATTTTTCTGCTTGGAGGATTGTTCGGAGCTTATCTTTTTGCCGAAACGTATCCGTTTATTCAGCCGCTGGCAATGGGAAGTTACAAAGGACCACTAAAAATTGATGAGTGGATGGGTATTTCATCGGGTGCATTTACCCTGCTGTTAATTGTTGTGGCGGTGGGTTTATTTTGGCTGGCGGAATTGGCAGAGAAAAAATTTGATCGCCCGGATATTCGTTCCGAACTTTAA
- a CDS encoding YeeE/YedE thiosulfate transporter family protein, producing the protein MKKKSYMNPYVAGVLLGLVLLSAMFFSGRGLGASGGLKYTVVAAVGAINMEHVQQSPYYSKYFENGERPLKSWLAFEVLGMVLGGFISGAISGRLKFKVERSPKISTKKRLLFAFLGGVFFVYGAQLARGCTSGAALSGMAVLSVAGFVTMIAIFGSAYLFAWFFRKLWI; encoded by the coding sequence ATGAAGAAAAAAAGTTACATGAATCCCTATGTTGCGGGTGTTCTTTTAGGACTGGTATTGTTATCTGCCATGTTTTTTTCGGGTAGAGGATTAGGTGCCAGTGGAGGTTTAAAATACACAGTTGTTGCAGCGGTTGGCGCTATAAACATGGAACACGTGCAGCAATCGCCCTATTACAGTAAGTATTTCGAAAATGGTGAACGCCCATTAAAAAGCTGGCTGGCATTTGAAGTGTTGGGAATGGTTTTGGGTGGATTTATTTCAGGAGCCATTTCGGGACGCTTAAAGTTTAAAGTTGAAAGATCGCCAAAAATATCGACTAAAAAACGACTGCTTTTTGCGTTTTTAGGTGGAGTGTTTTTTGTGTACGGAGCGCAACTTGCGCGTGGATGTACAAGTGGGGCTGCTCTGTCAGGAATGGCTGTTTTGTCGGTTGCCGGATTTGTAACCATGATCGCCATTTTTGGTTCAGCCTATCTTTTTGCCTGGTTTTTCAGAAAACTATGGATTTAA
- a CDS encoding porin family protein, with translation MIRKLLIAGIFVFFVNVIVAQRFDAGLIAGFNASQVEGDTFKGYHQAGILAGLFVQTDVAPAILAGMEIKYSQKGSRRKFDPKQPDVDKYGMRLGYIDLPLFMGFRTNDNSMIIGGIAPGILIHSKETNSDGEIPEQDRQDFNRFDLQPFVGFQFDFLERASVDLRFALSVIPCSDKSETNYYFHNGLFNNVISLALYYNLGNLR, from the coding sequence ATGATACGAAAACTGTTGATTGCCGGGATATTTGTATTTTTTGTGAATGTAATTGTTGCCCAGCGTTTTGATGCTGGATTAATTGCAGGTTTTAATGCCAGCCAGGTGGAAGGAGATACGTTTAAAGGATACCATCAGGCAGGTATTTTGGCCGGACTGTTTGTGCAAACCGATGTTGCCCCTGCAATTTTGGCCGGAATGGAAATCAAGTACTCGCAAAAAGGTTCGCGTAGAAAATTCGATCCAAAACAACCCGACGTTGACAAATACGGTATGCGACTGGGTTATATCGATTTGCCGCTTTTTATGGGATTCAGAACAAACGACAACAGCATGATTATTGGAGGAATTGCTCCCGGAATTTTAATTCATTCGAAAGAAACAAACAGTGACGGAGAAATTCCGGAACAGGACAGGCAGGATTTTAACCGGTTTGATTTGCAGCCTTTTGTAGGATTTCAATTCGATTTTTTAGAGCGGGCTTCGGTTGATTTACGTTTTGCTCTGTCGGTTATTCCCTGCAGCGACAAATCCGAAACCAATTACTATTTTCATAACGGATTGTTTAACAATGTAATATCGCTGGCTTTGTATTATAATTTAGGGAACTTGAGATAG
- a CDS encoding NAD-dependent deacylase has protein sequence MKKLVILSGAGMSQESGLKTFRDMGGLWESYDVTEVATPEAWERDPQLVLRFYNQRRKQLYEVEPNAGHLSIAELEKWFDVHIVTQNVDNLHERAGSSKVLHLHGELMKARSTVDSFLVYELEHWALDMGDICEKGSQLRPHIVWFGEGVTEMPKALKIVEQADILLVIGTSLAVYPAAGLVNYVKSGTPIFVIDPNRPEVFQQNVTYIEEKAGKGMELVKEKLEKLK, from the coding sequence ATGAAAAAATTAGTAATACTCTCGGGAGCTGGAATGAGTCAGGAAAGTGGTTTAAAAACTTTCAGAGACATGGGCGGTTTGTGGGAAAGTTACGATGTAACCGAAGTGGCCACTCCCGAAGCATGGGAAAGAGATCCGCAATTGGTACTGCGGTTTTACAACCAACGACGCAAACAGCTTTATGAAGTGGAGCCAAATGCCGGTCATTTAAGCATTGCCGAACTGGAAAAATGGTTTGATGTGCACATTGTAACTCAAAATGTAGATAACCTGCATGAACGTGCCGGTAGTTCGAAAGTACTGCATTTGCATGGCGAATTAATGAAAGCCAGAAGTACGGTTGACTCGTTTTTGGTTTACGAACTGGAACACTGGGCATTGGATATGGGCGATATCTGTGAGAAAGGAAGTCAGCTTCGCCCACATATTGTTTGGTTTGGCGAAGGAGTAACCGAAATGCCAAAAGCCTTAAAAATTGTAGAGCAGGCCGATATTTTACTTGTTATTGGAACATCGCTTGCAGTTTATCCGGCTGCCGGTTTGGTAAATTACGTTAAATCAGGAACACCGATATTTGTTATTGATCCAAACCGACCTGAAGTGTTTCAGCAAAATGTAACGTACATTGAAGAAAAGGCCGGGAAAGGAATGGAACTGGTGAAAGAGAAACTTGAAAAACTGAAATAG
- the dnaG gene encoding DNA primase yields the protein MIDHATIDRIIDAAEISDVVSDFVTLRKRGVNMLGLCPFHNEKTPSFTVSPAKGIFKCFGCGKGGNSVNFIMEHENLTYPEALKWLAKKYNIEVREEEETEEQKQLKDARESLMIVSGFAQKYFTRYLWEENEGRTIGLSYFRERNFRDDILKKFEVGFAPDGKTPFTDAAQKQGYKIEFLEKTGLTIKRDDWMRDRFAGRVMFPIHNLAGRVTAFGGRTLTNDKKIAKYLNSPESEIYHKSKVLYGIYQAKREMTRTDKCYLVEGYTDVLSMHQAGIQNVVASSGTALTPDQIRLIRRFTPNITIIYDGDAAGIKASLRGIDLVLEEGMNVKVLLLPDGEDPDSFAKKMGSSGYLEYIQKNETDFIQFKTRLLLKSTENDPVAKARLITDVIGSVAVIPDTITRSVYIKECSRLLGVDEQVLYTEVRRQKYKQSEDFQKKELREKSQQAVQQQKQTPVVPVEKSARLFIEEREFLRFLLKHCTAKVFEVEDEKTNEVYLISVGEYMIDELESDELVSENKVFQKIFYEVRDNLDNTNFDPWKHFIYHPESQISKFATDLLSEKHTESKRWTKAGAFTESEEDILDLLVPRIVNEYKLRKIKMMMMTIEKAIDKAAAENNFDKVIEEQSMYMNLKRLEKDLAEYLGNRTIN from the coding sequence ATGATTGACCATGCTACAATAGATAGGATTATAGATGCGGCGGAGATTTCAGACGTGGTTTCCGATTTTGTAACGCTTCGGAAACGAGGCGTTAACATGCTTGGGCTTTGCCCTTTTCACAACGAAAAAACACCTTCGTTTACCGTATCTCCGGCCAAGGGGATTTTTAAATGCTTTGGCTGTGGGAAAGGGGGTAACTCCGTGAATTTCATCATGGAACACGAAAATCTAACCTATCCTGAAGCATTAAAATGGCTGGCCAAAAAATACAACATTGAGGTTCGCGAAGAAGAAGAAACGGAAGAACAGAAGCAACTAAAGGATGCCCGTGAAAGTTTGATGATCGTTTCCGGATTTGCTCAAAAATATTTTACGCGTTATTTGTGGGAAGAAAATGAAGGCCGAACCATCGGTTTAAGTTATTTCCGTGAACGTAATTTCCGCGACGACATTCTGAAAAAATTCGAAGTTGGTTTTGCTCCTGACGGAAAAACACCGTTTACCGATGCCGCACAAAAACAAGGTTATAAAATCGAATTTCTGGAGAAAACAGGACTAACAATCAAACGCGACGACTGGATGCGCGACCGTTTTGCAGGGCGGGTAATGTTTCCCATACATAACCTTGCCGGGCGGGTAACTGCTTTTGGCGGCCGAACTTTAACCAACGACAAAAAAATAGCCAAATACCTGAATTCGCCTGAATCGGAGATTTACCATAAAAGCAAAGTACTTTATGGAATATACCAGGCAAAAAGGGAGATGACACGTACCGATAAATGTTACCTGGTTGAAGGCTACACCGATGTTTTATCGATGCATCAGGCGGGTATCCAAAATGTTGTAGCATCGTCGGGAACCGCTTTAACTCCCGATCAAATTAGATTAATACGACGATTTACACCTAATATTACCATTATTTACGATGGAGATGCTGCCGGAATAAAAGCCTCGTTACGGGGAATTGATTTGGTGTTGGAAGAGGGTATGAATGTAAAAGTTTTGTTACTCCCCGACGGCGAAGACCCTGATTCCTTTGCAAAAAAAATGGGTTCGAGCGGTTATCTGGAATACATCCAAAAAAACGAAACCGATTTTATTCAGTTCAAAACGCGTCTTCTTTTAAAAAGTACCGAAAATGATCCGGTGGCAAAAGCCCGCCTCATTACCGATGTAATTGGCTCGGTAGCTGTAATTCCGGATACTATTACACGGTCGGTTTATATTAAAGAATGTAGTCGTTTACTGGGAGTAGATGAACAGGTTTTATATACCGAAGTACGTCGGCAGAAATACAAACAAAGCGAAGATTTTCAGAAAAAAGAACTTCGTGAAAAATCGCAGCAAGCCGTTCAGCAACAAAAACAAACGCCGGTAGTTCCTGTCGAAAAATCAGCCCGATTATTCATTGAGGAACGTGAGTTTTTGAGGTTTCTTTTAAAACATTGCACGGCAAAGGTATTTGAAGTGGAAGACGAGAAAACCAACGAAGTGTATTTAATTTCGGTTGGCGAATACATGATTGACGAACTGGAGTCTGATGAGTTGGTGTCGGAAAACAAAGTATTTCAAAAAATATTTTACGAGGTAAGGGACAACCTCGATAATACGAATTTTGATCCCTGGAAACATTTTATTTATCATCCGGAAAGTCAGATCAGCAAATTCGCAACAGATTTATTATCGGAGAAACATACCGAGAGTAAACGCTGGACAAAAGCCGGTGCATTTACCGAAAGCGAAGAGGATATTTTGGATTTGCTGGTTCCACGAATTGTGAACGAGTACAAACTCCGGAAAATTAAAATGATGATGATGACCATTGAAAAGGCCATCGACAAAGCAGCTGCCGAAAATAATTTCGACAAAGTGATTGAAGAACAATCCATGTACATGAATCTGAAACGTCTTGAAAAAGATTTGGCAGAATATTTAGGCAACCGAACAATTAATTAA
- a CDS encoding pyridoxamine 5'-phosphate oxidase family protein, translated as MRTIFIEDRNEIEKIITACKTCYLAMADNNIPYVLPMNFALDGDSIILHSAQEGRMWETIQKNQKVCINWTLGEDLAWQDVQVGCSYRVKSKSVNVEGTVEFIEDFDEKYRCLTLIMQQYSKREFKFGTPAVKNVGIFKVSIDTITAKHFGTKAVTPWNS; from the coding sequence ATGCGAACCATTTTTATTGAAGACCGAAACGAAATTGAAAAAATTATAACGGCATGTAAAACCTGTTACCTGGCCATGGCAGACAATAACATTCCTTATGTGTTGCCCATGAATTTTGCCCTGGACGGTGATTCAATTATTCTGCATTCTGCGCAGGAAGGTCGCATGTGGGAAACCATTCAGAAAAATCAGAAAGTGTGCATAAACTGGACTTTGGGTGAAGATTTGGCCTGGCAGGATGTACAGGTAGGTTGCAGTTATCGTGTAAAATCAAAATCGGTAAATGTGGAAGGAACCGTTGAATTTATTGAAGATTTTGATGAAAAATACCGCTGTCTGACTTTAATAATGCAACAATACAGCAAGCGCGAATTCAAATTTGGAACACCTGCTGTTAAAAATGTTGGGATTTTTAAAGTATCAATTGATACAATTACAGCTAAACATTTTGGGACCAAGGCGGTTACTCCTTGGAACAGCTAA